A genomic stretch from Actinomycetota bacterium includes:
- the hisB gene encoding imidazoleglycerol-phosphate dehydratase HisB, with the protein MNARKAARRRKTRETEISVALCLDGKGETRVSTGIAFFDHMLTLLAYHAAFDLTLEAAGDLEVDQHHTVEDVGLCLGSAIGEALGDKAGIRRYGWSLLPMDEALCMVALDLSGRPHLTYEVSLPVELISDFDPTTVREFLQALSNQAGLTLHVRGISGDNPHHILEAVFKGLGKAFREAVSLEPGRGDIPSTKGSL; encoded by the coding sequence ATGAACGCGCGCAAGGCGGCGCGTCGGAGAAAGACCAGGGAGACCGAGATAAGCGTGGCCCTTTGCCTGGACGGGAAGGGCGAAACACGGGTGTCCACGGGCATCGCTTTCTTCGACCACATGCTGACGCTGCTCGCCTACCACGCCGCTTTCGATCTCACGCTCGAGGCCGCGGGCGACCTGGAGGTCGACCAGCACCACACGGTGGAGGACGTGGGTTTGTGCCTGGGCTCCGCCATCGGGGAAGCGCTCGGTGACAAGGCGGGGATAAGGCGTTACGGTTGGAGCCTGCTTCCCATGGACGAGGCCCTGTGCATGGTGGCGCTGGACCTTAGCGGCAGGCCTCACCTGACCTACGAGGTGTCCTTGCCCGTCGAGCTCATCTCGGATTTCGATCCCACCACCGTGCGGGAGTTCCTGCAGGCGTTGTCCAACCAGGCGGGGCTCACCCTCCATGTGCGCGGCATCAGCGGCGACAACCCCCACCACATCCTGGAAGCCGTCTTCAAGGGGCTCGGCAAGGCTTTCCGTGAGGCGGTGAGCCTGGAGCCGGGCCGCGGGGATATCCCATCCACGAAGGGAAGCCTCTGA